A genomic segment from Idiomarina piscisalsi encodes:
- a CDS encoding sulfite exporter TauE/SafE family protein, translating to MLLSTWLLCLGGGTVAGLLAGMLGIGGGLVIVPLLIYLLPIIGVPPELVVPSAIATSLATVCMTTASASRSHAKHGLMEKFWLIRVLPGLSIGAMTGAYLVTVIDPDWLKRIFSIVLIALAARMVMPQKTGEPMTSVSKRLVALGSYIIGTISGLVGIGGGALTVPFLTKMRLPVRQAIAISSLGSFIIGCSSVVMFIANGWLSGKATGAFGLIHIPAWIGISVASVLMAPLGAKLAHKLPVKQLQRVFAAFLIIVAVQLIFK from the coding sequence ATGTTATTAAGCACCTGGCTTTTGTGTTTGGGCGGCGGAACGGTTGCAGGCTTGCTGGCCGGTATGCTCGGTATTGGTGGTGGCTTGGTTATTGTACCACTGCTTATTTACTTGTTGCCGATAATCGGCGTGCCACCTGAGTTAGTTGTACCCTCTGCCATTGCGACCAGTTTGGCGACCGTTTGCATGACAACGGCGAGTGCATCGCGCTCTCATGCGAAACACGGTTTAATGGAAAAGTTTTGGTTAATACGGGTACTGCCGGGGTTGTCGATAGGGGCGATGACCGGTGCATACCTCGTTACCGTCATTGATCCCGACTGGCTGAAACGTATTTTCTCCATCGTGTTAATTGCTTTGGCGGCTCGCATGGTTATGCCTCAAAAAACCGGCGAGCCTATGACGTCGGTATCCAAGCGGTTAGTGGCTCTGGGAAGCTATATTATTGGTACCATATCGGGGTTGGTTGGTATTGGTGGCGGTGCGCTGACTGTGCCGTTTCTAACAAAAATGCGACTGCCAGTGCGCCAGGCTATCGCAATATCGTCGCTCGGTAGCTTTATTATTGGCTGCAGTTCCGTCGTTATGTTTATCGCGAATGGCTGGCTGTCTGGTAAAGCCACCGGCGCTTTCGGGTTAATACACATACCCGCTTGGATAGGCATTTCAGTTGCGTCAGTTTTAATGGCGCCGCTAGGAGCCAAGCTGGCTCATAAATTACCGGTTAAGCAGTTGCAACGCGTGTTTGCGGCCTTTTTAATTATTGTCGCCGTGCAACTCATTTTTAAATAG
- the ptsP gene encoding phosphoenolpyruvate--protein phosphotransferase — MLVTLQRIVEGVNKAPDFNMALNTMVGQVREALETDSCSVFIADNDQRQFVMAASDGLRTEDGSAIRVDFGEGIISLAAQREEPLNIADASQHPANKKLVDTNENIYRGLLAAPIIHRRKVLGIVVVHQSVARQFTREEEAFIVTLAAQLAVVIAHADAKGLLASDHSPWIHSLRGLPGSPGVAVGDAYVSRPEARLDEVTPKRSDKPVHEIRKFRQAVARTRADLKELSRRMAGQVPDDTLAIFDVYQGMLDAASLGDAVENMIKEGWRAQTALKYVVEQFVSQFEALEDSYLKERATDVRDIGQRVLMHLQNRQRKRERLPDSFILVADEVTASMLAELPQDHIDGIISLNGSSNSHAAIMARSMGIPAVLGIDDIDLHFFSGRQLAVDGYTGEVYIDPPPQVLSQFHQLAEEEQELKDIVSEHSHLPAETQDGQRVSLHLNLGLDVAHDYLQTLNIDGVGLYRSEIPFMMRDQLPTEDEQTEMYQEVLEQFPDRPVVMRTLDVGGDKPLPYFPLQEDNPFLGWRGIRLTLDHPEIFLIQIRAMLRASIGKSNLRILLPMITSTSEVDEASRLIKQAYFEVAEEQGCEVGVNLFQPQLGVMIEVPAAIYQLPAMASKVDFFSVGSNDLTQYLLAVDRNNRRVANLYDAYHPAVLASLDEIARRCEDLGKPVSVCGELAGDPGGALLLVAMGYRQLSMNSYNVDRVRWILRNVRSSTLNVMLAKALQARNPEQIRGMIADKMESMGLGGFVRAGK, encoded by the coding sequence ATGTTAGTCACACTGCAAAGAATTGTTGAAGGCGTGAATAAGGCGCCTGACTTTAACATGGCACTCAATACCATGGTCGGTCAGGTACGCGAAGCGCTAGAAACAGACAGTTGCAGTGTGTTTATCGCTGATAACGATCAACGGCAGTTTGTGATGGCCGCCAGCGATGGCTTACGGACAGAGGACGGTTCGGCTATCCGCGTCGATTTTGGTGAAGGTATCATCAGTCTCGCTGCACAGCGGGAAGAGCCTTTGAATATTGCTGATGCCAGTCAGCACCCCGCCAATAAGAAATTGGTCGACACCAACGAAAACATCTATCGTGGCCTGTTGGCGGCACCGATTATCCACCGCAGAAAAGTATTGGGTATTGTCGTGGTTCACCAAAGTGTTGCGCGCCAGTTTACCCGCGAAGAAGAGGCGTTCATTGTTACTCTGGCGGCGCAGTTGGCGGTGGTTATTGCTCACGCTGATGCCAAAGGTCTCTTGGCCAGCGACCACTCGCCATGGATTCATAGCCTTCGAGGACTTCCGGGCTCTCCCGGTGTCGCGGTTGGTGATGCTTACGTATCTCGACCGGAAGCTAGGCTGGATGAGGTCACCCCTAAGCGCTCTGATAAACCGGTTCATGAAATTCGTAAGTTTCGTCAGGCCGTTGCGCGTACTCGAGCTGATTTAAAAGAGTTATCAAGGCGCATGGCGGGTCAGGTGCCCGATGACACACTCGCTATTTTCGACGTGTATCAAGGGATGCTCGATGCCGCGAGTTTAGGTGACGCTGTCGAGAATATGATCAAAGAAGGCTGGCGTGCGCAAACCGCATTAAAATACGTGGTGGAGCAGTTTGTTTCCCAGTTTGAAGCGCTGGAGGATTCGTATTTAAAAGAGCGCGCAACCGATGTTCGGGATATTGGCCAGCGTGTGCTTATGCACTTGCAAAATCGTCAGCGCAAACGTGAGCGACTACCTGACAGTTTTATCCTGGTGGCAGACGAAGTAACGGCATCTATGCTGGCTGAGCTTCCACAAGATCACATTGACGGTATCATTTCACTTAACGGCTCCAGTAACTCTCATGCGGCCATCATGGCTCGCAGCATGGGTATTCCGGCCGTGTTGGGTATTGATGATATCGATTTGCACTTTTTCTCCGGCCGTCAACTGGCCGTCGATGGCTACACCGGTGAAGTGTATATTGACCCACCGCCACAAGTTCTCAGCCAGTTTCATCAGTTGGCGGAAGAGGAGCAAGAGCTCAAAGATATTGTCTCTGAGCACAGCCACTTGCCGGCTGAAACTCAGGACGGCCAGCGGGTGAGCCTGCACTTGAATCTTGGTTTAGACGTCGCTCACGACTATCTACAAACGTTGAATATTGACGGGGTGGGGCTGTACCGTTCAGAGATTCCGTTCATGATGCGCGACCAGCTTCCGACAGAAGACGAACAAACGGAGATGTATCAGGAAGTACTTGAGCAATTTCCCGACCGACCTGTCGTGATGCGAACGTTAGATGTCGGCGGTGACAAGCCTCTACCTTATTTTCCTCTACAGGAAGACAACCCTTTTCTGGGCTGGCGCGGTATTCGCTTAACGCTCGACCATCCTGAAATTTTTCTGATACAAATTCGTGCCATGTTAAGGGCGAGTATCGGCAAGAGTAATTTGCGAATTTTACTGCCGATGATAACCAGCACCAGTGAAGTCGATGAAGCATCACGGCTGATTAAGCAGGCCTACTTCGAGGTCGCGGAAGAGCAAGGCTGTGAGGTTGGTGTGAATTTATTTCAGCCACAGCTGGGTGTGATGATTGAAGTGCCGGCGGCGATTTACCAGTTGCCGGCAATGGCCAGCAAAGTCGACTTTTTCTCAGTTGGCAGCAATGACTTAACACAATATTTATTGGCGGTTGACCGAAATAACCGCCGTGTGGCGAATTTATATGACGCTTATCATCCCGCGGTATTGGCAAGCTTAGATGAAATAGCCCGACGCTGCGAAGACTTGGGCAAACCCGTCAGTGTTTGTGGCGAATTAGCCGGTGATCCTGGCGGTGCTTTACTTTTGGTTGCGATGGGCTACCGGCAGCTCAGCATGAACAGCTACAACGTGGACAGAGTACGGTGGATTCTTCGCAACGTGCGCTCAAGTACGCTTAACGTGATGTTGGCAAAAGCGTTGCAAGCGCGTAATCCAGAGCAGATACGCGGTATGATAGCGGATAAAATGGAGAGCATGGGGCTTGGCGGCTTTGTGCGGGCAGGGAAGTAA
- the rppH gene encoding RNA pyrophosphohydrolase, with translation MIDAEGFRPNVGIVICNGHGQVFWARRINQQSWQFPQGGIHDGETPEQAMYRELYEEVGLKPEQVEILYTSRHWLRYRLPKRLIRREQRPMCVGQKQKWFLLRLKCREEDVDVLHSGHPEFDGWRWVSYWYPVRQVVSFKRDVYRRVMKEFASHAMPFRSSGGRHHRRRR, from the coding sequence GTGATAGATGCTGAAGGATTCCGACCCAACGTAGGAATCGTCATCTGTAACGGGCATGGGCAGGTATTTTGGGCTCGTCGAATTAACCAGCAGAGCTGGCAGTTTCCACAAGGAGGCATTCACGACGGCGAGACGCCTGAGCAGGCAATGTACCGAGAACTTTATGAAGAAGTCGGTTTAAAACCTGAGCAGGTCGAAATTCTGTACACCAGCCGTCACTGGTTGCGTTATCGGTTGCCGAAACGACTGATTCGACGTGAACAACGGCCCATGTGTGTTGGACAAAAACAAAAGTGGTTTTTACTGCGCCTGAAATGTCGAGAGGAAGACGTCGATGTTTTGCATTCAGGTCATCCGGAGTTCGATGGCTGGCGTTGGGTAAGCTATTGGTACCCGGTGAGACAGGTCGTTTCTTTTAAGCGTGACGTCTACCGTCGGGTCATGAAAGAATTTGCCTCGCATGCTATGCCATTTCGTTCGTCTGGAGGGCGTCACCACCGACGTAGAAGATAA
- the mutH gene encoding DNA mismatch repair endonuclease MutH, whose translation MTDKPSRPTSIDELFERAAALAGKRFSELAEQVGLTAPKNLRRDKGWVGQLLELHLGATAGSKPTQDFPELGVELKTLPVTPEGEPLETTFVCSAPLTSIEGVQWPTSNVRNKLQHVLWLPIDGRRDVPVPDRVVGSAFLWAPNKEEERLLRADWEEHMDRIALGQVESITARQGDVMQIRPKAADGSVLTDAIGPEGTIIKVRPRGFYLKKDFTRQILQRVFA comes from the coding sequence ATGACAGACAAGCCTTCTCGACCCACCTCCATTGACGAATTGTTCGAGCGCGCCGCTGCACTGGCAGGAAAACGCTTTTCAGAACTCGCCGAGCAAGTAGGGTTAACCGCTCCAAAAAACCTACGCCGCGACAAAGGTTGGGTTGGCCAGCTGCTGGAGCTGCATCTTGGTGCGACCGCCGGCTCTAAGCCGACTCAGGACTTTCCCGAGTTAGGCGTTGAGCTAAAAACACTGCCGGTAACGCCCGAAGGAGAGCCATTGGAAACTACCTTTGTTTGCAGCGCCCCGCTAACGAGTATTGAGGGCGTGCAGTGGCCTACATCGAACGTGAGAAACAAACTTCAGCATGTACTCTGGCTGCCTATCGATGGCCGTCGAGACGTACCGGTTCCTGATCGAGTCGTTGGCAGCGCATTTCTTTGGGCGCCGAACAAGGAAGAAGAACGCTTACTTCGTGCAGACTGGGAAGAGCACATGGATCGCATTGCCCTAGGCCAAGTGGAGAGTATTACCGCGCGCCAGGGCGACGTTATGCAAATACGACCGAAAGCAGCCGATGGGTCTGTTCTGACCGACGCTATTGGTCCCGAAGGCACAATAATAAAAGTCCGCCCCCGTGGTTTTTATCTGAAAAAGGACTTTACCCGCCAAATTCTCCAGCGTGTTTTTGCCTGA
- a CDS encoding DUF2982 domain-containing protein gives MQFTVSPQARRNAISFCGIALFILALLVFLHLIREDIPIGVSVVLGAASGIFMLLGIGKLIEPPISLVITPEGIQYLHRRGEWHIRWENIIRFDVPRVNRVLELEDAPFLGFRLHNVEEVLDEISPRLASALLFEQRQLLTMALRHQAPDREDYTPYFDIPDSYTSPNGNVYKGLIGVFGRRMEQMRELLGYDLYVSANALDRDIYEFKAHLQRLQASR, from the coding sequence ATGCAATTTACGGTAAGCCCACAAGCAAGACGTAACGCGATCAGTTTTTGCGGAATTGCGCTATTTATACTCGCGCTACTGGTGTTTTTGCATTTGATTCGGGAAGATATTCCCATTGGTGTTTCCGTGGTACTCGGCGCAGCCTCTGGTATCTTCATGCTGCTTGGGATTGGTAAGCTCATAGAGCCCCCAATCTCATTGGTGATTACCCCAGAAGGTATTCAGTACCTGCATCGCCGCGGAGAGTGGCACATTCGTTGGGAAAACATCATTCGCTTTGATGTTCCCAGAGTGAATCGTGTACTCGAACTGGAAGATGCGCCATTTTTAGGGTTTAGGCTGCATAACGTAGAAGAGGTTCTGGACGAGATATCGCCACGATTAGCGTCAGCATTATTGTTTGAGCAGCGCCAGCTTCTGACGATGGCATTGCGTCACCAGGCGCCAGACAGAGAAGACTATACGCCCTATTTCGACATACCGGACAGCTACACATCACCTAATGGCAATGTATACAAAGGTCTGATTGGTGTTTTTGGTCGGCGAATGGAGCAAATGCGCGAGCTGTTGGGTTACGATCTCTATGTAAGTGCTAATGCTTTAGACCGTGACATTTATGAATTTAAGGCTCACCTTCAGCGTTTACAGGCGAGCCGTTAA
- a CDS encoding EAL domain-containing protein, with translation MSACPGCDCRTPLNFGIKMAFQPIVDASQKNVFAYEALVRGENGEGAGEVLGRVTEETKYTFDQSCRMKAIETASRIELPTKLSINFMPNAIYEPETCLAKTLSTARKTGFDKNNIIFEVTEQEKVVSQDFLVDVFKAYRKEGFLTAIDDFGAGYSGLNLLSDFQPDIIKIDMKLIRDIDTNKVNQVLVRGILDIAEQLGIRVIAEGIETERELKYLQDAGVSLMQGYFFQKPMLEAIQPVVFR, from the coding sequence ATGTCTGCATGTCCAGGATGCGATTGCCGAACGCCACTAAACTTCGGTATTAAAATGGCTTTTCAACCCATCGTTGATGCCAGCCAGAAAAATGTATTTGCCTACGAAGCGCTCGTGCGCGGAGAAAATGGCGAGGGGGCCGGAGAAGTTTTAGGGCGAGTCACGGAAGAGACCAAATATACCTTTGATCAAAGCTGTCGGATGAAAGCTATAGAGACAGCGTCGAGAATTGAGCTGCCGACCAAGCTCAGCATTAACTTTATGCCAAATGCGATTTATGAGCCGGAAACGTGTTTGGCTAAAACCTTGTCCACTGCGCGCAAGACAGGGTTCGATAAAAACAACATCATTTTTGAAGTGACTGAGCAGGAAAAAGTCGTTAGTCAGGACTTTTTGGTGGATGTGTTTAAGGCTTACCGTAAAGAGGGTTTTTTAACGGCTATTGATGACTTTGGTGCCGGGTACTCCGGATTAAATTTATTGTCAGATTTTCAGCCCGATATCATTAAAATTGATATGAAGCTGATTCGCGACATTGATACCAATAAAGTGAATCAGGTGTTGGTGCGCGGTATTTTGGATATTGCCGAGCAGCTTGGTATTCGGGTTATCGCTGAAGGCATAGAAACCGAAAGAGAATTAAAGTATCTGCAGGACGCCGGTGTATCGCTGATGCAAGGCTACTTCTTTCAGAAACCTATGCTAGAAGCCATACAGCCGGTTGTGTTTCGTTAA
- a CDS encoding ATP-dependent zinc protease family protein, translating to MITIGWREWGHLPELGISNIHMKVDTGAKTSCLHAFQLEPFMKKDEEWLRIFVHPKQDSLEEHVCEAKVHDKRDVTDSGGHTETRYVIKTRLVLGSFDQEVELTLTNRDTMKFRMLLGRQAMRGHFLVNPDASHLLGDVK from the coding sequence ATGATAACAATTGGTTGGAGAGAATGGGGACACCTCCCCGAACTCGGTATTAGTAACATTCACATGAAAGTCGATACTGGCGCAAAAACGTCGTGTTTGCACGCTTTTCAGCTCGAACCTTTTATGAAAAAAGACGAAGAGTGGCTGCGTATCTTTGTTCACCCTAAGCAGGACTCGCTGGAAGAGCACGTCTGTGAAGCGAAAGTTCACGATAAACGAGACGTTACTGATTCTGGTGGGCACACTGAAACCCGCTATGTCATAAAAACTCGTCTCGTGCTAGGTTCATTTGACCAGGAGGTCGAACTGACCTTAACTAACAGAGACACGATGAAATTCAGAATGTTATTGGGACGTCAGGCCATGCGTGGGCATTTCCTGGTGAACCCTGACGCCTCTCACTTACTTGGAGATGTAAAATGA
- the rimK gene encoding 30S ribosomal protein S6--L-glutamate ligase — MRIAILSRNSSLYSTRRLIEAARARGHEVDVLNPLSCYMNINARESSIHKHGKELPHYDCVIPRIGASVTFYGTAVLRQFEMMGTYPLNESVAISRSRDKLRSLQLLSRKGIGLPTTGFASQPQDIPDLIEMVGGAPLVIKLLEGTQGIGVVLAETRQAAESVIEAFMGLQSNIMVQEYIKEAGGADIRCFVIGDKVIAAMKRQAKPGEFRSNLHRGGSASLVKLTPAERATAVKAAKTMGLNVAGVDILRSNHGPLIMEVNSSPGLEGIEQATEKDVAAQIITFLEKNAKAHKTRTKGKG, encoded by the coding sequence ATGAGAATAGCGATTTTATCGCGAAACTCTTCGCTGTATTCGACTCGCCGATTGATTGAAGCGGCGCGTGCTCGCGGTCACGAAGTTGACGTACTTAATCCACTGAGCTGCTACATGAACATTAATGCTCGTGAGTCGTCCATTCACAAACATGGTAAAGAACTGCCACATTACGACTGCGTTATTCCGCGTATTGGTGCTTCGGTCACTTTCTATGGCACTGCCGTTTTGCGTCAGTTTGAGATGATGGGTACGTATCCATTAAATGAGTCAGTCGCTATTTCACGTAGCCGCGACAAGTTACGTTCATTACAACTGCTATCGCGCAAAGGCATTGGTTTGCCAACAACAGGCTTTGCGAGTCAACCACAGGATATTCCTGACCTTATTGAAATGGTTGGCGGTGCGCCATTGGTCATTAAGTTACTCGAAGGTACTCAAGGCATTGGCGTGGTGCTGGCTGAAACTCGCCAGGCGGCCGAAAGCGTTATTGAAGCATTCATGGGCTTGCAGTCGAATATTATGGTGCAGGAATACATTAAGGAAGCCGGTGGCGCTGACATTCGTTGTTTTGTGATTGGTGATAAAGTCATTGCCGCAATGAAGCGCCAGGCCAAACCTGGAGAGTTTCGTTCAAACCTTCATCGTGGTGGAAGCGCGTCGTTGGTCAAACTGACCCCCGCCGAGCGTGCAACGGCCGTTAAAGCAGCAAAAACCATGGGGTTAAATGTGGCTGGTGTGGATATCTTACGTTCAAACCACGGACCACTGATTATGGAAGTGAACTCATCACCGGGCCTTGAAGGTATTGAGCAGGCAACAGAAAAAGACGTTGCAGCACAAATTATTACGTTCTTAGAAAAAAACGCCAAAGCGCATAAAACACGTACGAAAGGAAAAGGCTGA
- a CDS encoding Hpt domain-containing protein has protein sequence MTTNLSSVSFEQGLHHCDDVQPLYCEVLRCYLEEFSPLLDENSLLADDEEAKIKLHTLKSLTATVGAYEFSEFVGQLFKKWPQLSETEKRQEVRQVNYFLFEVNQKVQHYCNENSSTD, from the coding sequence ATGACAACCAATCTGTCAAGCGTCAGCTTTGAGCAAGGGCTTCACCACTGTGATGATGTGCAGCCGCTCTATTGTGAAGTCCTTCGCTGTTATTTAGAGGAGTTTTCACCTTTATTAGACGAAAATTCCCTACTTGCTGACGACGAGGAAGCTAAAATTAAACTGCATACCTTGAAAAGTTTAACCGCTACCGTTGGTGCTTATGAGTTCAGCGAGTTTGTTGGACAACTATTCAAGAAATGGCCCCAATTGTCGGAAACTGAAAAGCGGCAAGAGGTTAGACAAGTTAACTACTTTCTTTTTGAAGTGAATCAAAAAGTCCAACACTATTGTAACGAAAACTCTTCGACTGACTAA
- a CDS encoding DUF342 domain-containing protein, protein MSSPVSFRVSERDVYIMIDAGTSPSDVKAEALQKAWQASEFSAAKLLDPQMLTQTATKYAQHFSKDSNKSIHFQVIIAEIFDADLKLQVSDDDMKVTASGIVGYGGKALTQEMIISALREKDITSGIQRKGIEALVEHTNEAPPGAEMSVTVAKGKHPINGSNARFKPLVDDARQRVLRPQLREDGTADMRDLGAQVTVDPGQPLLQKIPLSKGRPGFTVFGQELEAMDGEDRDFAPGEGTKISDDDPNVIIADRTGLPSFNGNSVQVDDVMQLNNVDVSTGHVKFKGSVIVTGNVSEGMKVTCTGDITVGGYVDSAELYADGNITVQKGCIGRLLNTSETGEHDEDADDWIPEVSTKLVAGGSVWCAYAQYSFFDAKNGVHTNKQLTHCHVVTKGPLAIGGEGKAARGKLIGGTIETSDHIYCGQLGAPAGTKTRIYWSLPPHDPQAVAHLNHLRSSLAKLIARAKTLQQGLERCKSLEDEAKRVQYQQKLYGELKKIKSRITTTRISIDSVLEAFETHPTLRTMVSREVFPGILFIFKEKSLRIKEHRNGTMFLLEDKQLRVDSLL, encoded by the coding sequence ATGTCCAGTCCGGTCAGTTTCCGGGTTTCTGAACGCGATGTGTACATCATGATTGATGCAGGTACATCGCCTTCAGACGTTAAAGCAGAAGCATTACAGAAAGCCTGGCAGGCGTCTGAGTTTTCGGCTGCCAAACTGTTAGATCCCCAAATGCTGACTCAAACTGCGACAAAGTATGCGCAGCATTTCTCCAAAGACAGCAACAAAAGCATCCATTTTCAAGTCATCATTGCGGAAATTTTTGATGCTGACCTGAAGCTACAAGTCAGCGATGACGACATGAAAGTCACTGCCAGCGGTATTGTCGGGTATGGCGGCAAAGCATTAACGCAGGAAATGATCATCTCTGCGCTACGCGAGAAAGACATTACCTCAGGCATTCAGCGTAAGGGTATTGAAGCGTTAGTCGAACACACAAACGAAGCGCCTCCCGGGGCCGAAATGTCTGTCACTGTTGCCAAAGGCAAACACCCTATCAACGGCAGCAATGCACGCTTTAAACCATTGGTCGATGACGCTCGACAGCGCGTGTTGCGCCCCCAGCTTCGAGAAGACGGTACCGCTGATATGCGCGACTTAGGCGCTCAAGTGACGGTCGACCCCGGCCAGCCGCTGCTGCAGAAAATACCATTGAGTAAAGGCCGACCGGGTTTCACCGTGTTTGGGCAAGAACTCGAGGCAATGGATGGGGAAGATCGTGACTTTGCCCCCGGTGAGGGCACGAAAATAAGTGATGATGACCCCAATGTTATTATCGCTGACCGTACCGGTTTGCCCAGTTTTAATGGTAACAGTGTGCAAGTTGATGACGTTATGCAGCTTAATAACGTTGATGTTTCAACAGGGCACGTCAAGTTTAAAGGCAGCGTCATCGTAACGGGTAATGTCAGTGAAGGCATGAAAGTGACGTGTACCGGTGATATTACCGTCGGTGGCTATGTCGATTCTGCCGAGCTCTACGCTGATGGCAATATTACCGTTCAGAAAGGCTGTATTGGACGCTTATTAAATACGTCGGAAACCGGCGAGCATGATGAAGATGCGGACGACTGGATACCTGAGGTATCCACTAAATTAGTCGCGGGTGGTTCGGTTTGGTGCGCTTATGCTCAGTATTCGTTTTTTGATGCGAAAAATGGTGTGCATACCAATAAACAGCTCACGCATTGCCATGTCGTTACAAAAGGTCCTTTAGCAATTGGCGGGGAAGGTAAAGCCGCCAGGGGCAAACTCATTGGTGGCACCATTGAAACCAGTGATCACATCTATTGCGGTCAACTGGGGGCTCCTGCCGGAACCAAAACTCGTATTTACTGGTCATTACCACCCCACGATCCACAGGCAGTCGCTCATCTCAATCACTTACGTAGCTCTCTTGCTAAACTGATTGCTCGCGCCAAAACGCTGCAGCAAGGTTTAGAACGTTGTAAATCACTTGAGGACGAAGCCAAACGGGTGCAGTACCAGCAAAAACTCTACGGTGAACTCAAAAAAATAAAGTCCCGAATTACGACGACTCGTATTAGCATTGATTCCGTTTTAGAAGCGTTTGAAACGCACCCGACATTGCGCACTATGGTCAGCCGTGAAGTGTTCCCGGGCATACTCTTTATTTTTAAAGAAAAAAGCCTGCGCATTAAAGAGCATCGCAATGGTACAATGTTCCTACTTGAAGACAAACAACTGCGCGTAGACAGTCTACTGTAA
- a CDS encoding class I SAM-dependent methyltransferase: MSSAIFSLLERQNEQPWRDSPLLVINPLDDSLADIDNTEAWSFHAGIASQWQAKGRGVYCQATAPDMNQYTQVMLVVAKEKALNHYILEQLSALPKGATLWLVGEKRSGVQSLAKKLPESFSKPRKTASGNHCQLFSAAHINNAGDPPPLTDYATHVHYELNGHSESFTTLPGVFSQTHIDPATLLLLNTLSEKPLGHVLDFACGAGVITSALRQSAEQLTACDVNPMAIAASTMTFAQQGIEVDLRLADGLPDNLEVFDTIVSNPPFHTGQNTDYAIARKFLSSARKHLNKSGTLYIVANRFLPWAEVIEEGFGHCDVLADDGRYRVYKAACR, translated from the coding sequence ATGTCATCTGCTATTTTTTCTTTACTAGAGCGTCAAAACGAACAGCCCTGGCGGGACTCACCTTTATTGGTTATTAATCCACTCGACGATAGCTTGGCTGACATAGACAATACTGAGGCCTGGAGCTTTCACGCCGGTATCGCCAGTCAATGGCAAGCGAAAGGCAGGGGCGTTTATTGCCAGGCGACAGCGCCTGATATGAACCAGTACACACAAGTCATGCTGGTTGTTGCTAAAGAGAAAGCTCTAAATCACTATATCCTTGAACAACTCAGTGCCTTACCTAAAGGCGCTACCTTATGGTTAGTTGGGGAAAAGCGTTCAGGCGTTCAGTCACTGGCGAAAAAGTTGCCTGAGAGCTTTTCAAAACCGCGTAAAACCGCGTCAGGAAATCATTGCCAATTATTTAGCGCTGCACATATTAACAACGCTGGAGATCCACCTCCGTTAACCGATTACGCAACCCACGTCCATTATGAGTTAAATGGGCATAGCGAGAGTTTCACCACATTACCAGGCGTATTCAGTCAAACTCATATTGACCCTGCCACCCTATTGCTACTGAACACCCTGAGCGAAAAACCACTGGGCCACGTATTAGATTTTGCCTGCGGCGCCGGTGTGATAACCAGTGCGTTGCGCCAATCCGCCGAGCAGTTAACCGCCTGTGATGTTAACCCAATGGCGATAGCTGCCAGCACAATGACGTTTGCTCAGCAGGGTATTGAGGTTGATTTACGCTTAGCCGACGGCTTACCTGATAATTTAGAGGTGTTTGACACTATTGTCAGTAACCCGCCATTTCACACAGGCCAAAACACTGACTATGCCATTGCTCGTAAATTTTTGAGTAGTGCTCGCAAACATTTGAACAAAAGCGGGACGTTATATATCGTTGCGAATCGGTTTTTACCGTGGGCTGAGGTGATTGAGGAAGGTTTTGGACATTGCGACGTTTTAGCGGATGACGGTCGTTATCGTGTCTACAAAGCGGCTTGTCGATAA